In one Desulfoferula mesophila genomic region, the following are encoded:
- the feoB gene encoding ferrous iron transport protein B, whose amino-acid sequence MTRPYTIALAGNPNAGKTSVFNALTGARQHVGNYPGVTVEYKEGSALHEGKKVAVVDLPGTYSLTAYSPEELVSRNYLIGQRPDVVVDVVDASNLERNLYLAVQLMELGVPLVICLNMMDVAKTRGLRIDAAKLSQLLGVPVVPTVARQNQGMDDLLAAAVQVAQSAPEWRPLNISYGSDVDQGVAELADILQGAQERRGLLSARWLAVKCLEGDQEVMDRVRETPELADKLLPVCRRVAAHIKSTMDDDPDSIVADYRYGYITGITRQVVSSEREVRMDLSDKLDQVLTHRLMGPLFLFLVLYGIYNFVFWASEVPVVWFEHFFAWLGGVVESALPPGVLSSLIVSGVIGGVGGVLGFTPLIAFMFFAIAVMEDSGYMARVAYIMDRVLRIFGLHGNSVMALMVAGGISGGCAVPGVMATRTLKDPKARLATILTVPFMNCGAKLPVYSLLIAAFFAHFQAEMLFLLTLISWGLGLGAAKLLRVTVLKGEQTPFVMELPPYRAPTIKGLVIHTWERTWQYAKKAGTMILGVSVLMWAAMSFPGLGPEQDAAWQKRLAAAPGQTAGLELKAERARQELAGTLAGQAGQALTAVTAPLGFDWRANVALVGGFAAKEIIVSTLGVAYSLGEVDPEHSQSLSKRLAAEPGWNPLKAFALILFVMVYAPCLATVVMIRRETGTWRWAMFSVAYNTLIAYLLALVVYQGGKALGLG is encoded by the coding sequence GTGACGCGCCCCTACACCATCGCCCTGGCCGGCAACCCCAACGCGGGCAAGACCAGCGTGTTCAACGCCCTCACCGGGGCCCGCCAGCACGTGGGCAACTATCCCGGCGTGACGGTGGAGTACAAAGAGGGCTCGGCCCTGCACGAGGGCAAGAAGGTGGCGGTGGTGGATCTGCCCGGCACCTACAGCCTCACCGCCTATTCCCCCGAGGAGCTGGTGTCGCGCAACTACCTCATCGGCCAGAGGCCCGACGTGGTGGTGGACGTGGTGGACGCTTCCAACCTGGAGCGCAACCTCTACCTGGCGGTACAGCTCATGGAGCTGGGGGTGCCCCTGGTCATCTGCCTGAACATGATGGACGTGGCCAAGACCCGAGGGCTCAGGATCGACGCGGCCAAGCTCAGCCAGCTTTTGGGCGTGCCGGTGGTGCCCACCGTGGCCCGCCAGAACCAGGGCATGGACGACCTGTTGGCCGCCGCGGTCCAGGTGGCCCAAAGCGCCCCGGAGTGGCGGCCGCTGAACATCAGCTACGGCAGCGACGTGGACCAGGGCGTGGCCGAGTTGGCCGACATACTGCAAGGGGCCCAGGAACGCCGGGGCCTGCTCAGCGCCCGCTGGCTGGCCGTGAAGTGCCTGGAGGGCGACCAGGAGGTCATGGACCGGGTGCGGGAGACCCCGGAGCTGGCCGACAAGCTCCTGCCGGTGTGCCGCCGGGTGGCCGCCCACATCAAGAGCACCATGGACGACGATCCCGACAGCATCGTCGCCGACTATCGCTACGGCTACATCACCGGCATCACCCGCCAGGTGGTCTCCAGCGAGCGCGAGGTGCGCATGGACCTCAGCGACAAGCTGGACCAGGTGCTCACCCACCGGCTCATGGGCCCGCTGTTTTTGTTCCTGGTGCTCTACGGCATCTACAACTTCGTCTTCTGGGCCAGCGAGGTGCCGGTGGTGTGGTTCGAGCACTTTTTCGCCTGGCTGGGCGGGGTGGTGGAAAGCGCCCTGCCCCCCGGGGTGCTCAGCTCGCTCATCGTCAGCGGGGTCATAGGCGGCGTGGGCGGCGTCTTGGGTTTCACCCCTCTAATCGCCTTCATGTTCTTCGCCATCGCGGTCATGGAAGACTCGGGCTACATGGCCCGGGTGGCCTATATCATGGACCGGGTGCTCAGGATCTTCGGCCTGCACGGCAACAGCGTCATGGCCCTCATGGTGGCCGGGGGCATCAGCGGTGGTTGCGCGGTGCCGGGGGTCATGGCCACCCGCACCCTCAAGGACCCCAAGGCCCGCCTGGCCACCATCCTCACCGTGCCCTTCATGAACTGCGGGGCCAAGCTGCCGGTCTACAGCCTGCTCATCGCCGCCTTTTTCGCCCATTTCCAGGCGGAGATGCTTTTCTTGTTGACCCTGATCTCCTGGGGCCTGGGCCTGGGCGCGGCCAAACTGCTTAGGGTCACGGTGCTCAAGGGCGAACAAACGCCCTTTGTCATGGAGTTGCCCCCTTACCGCGCCCCCACCATCAAGGGCCTGGTGATCCACACCTGGGAACGCACCTGGCAATACGCCAAAAAGGCGGGCACCATGATCCTGGGGGTCAGTGTGCTGATGTGGGCGGCCATGAGCTTTCCCGGCCTGGGCCCGGAGCAGGACGCCGCCTGGCAAAAGCGCCTGGCCGCCGCCCCCGGCCAGACGGCCGGCCTGGAGCTAAAGGCCGAGCGGGCCCGCCAGGAGTTGGCCGGCACCCTGGCCGGGCAGGCGGGGCAGGCGCTCACCGCCGTCACCGCCCCCCTGGGCTTTGACTGGCGGGCCAACGTGGCCCTGGTGGGCGGCTTCGCGGCCAAGGAGATCATCGTCAGTACCCTGGGCGTGGCCTACAGCCTGGGCGAGGTGGACCCGGAGCATTCCCAGAGCCTGAGCAAGCGTCTGGCCGCCGAGCCGGGCTGGAACCCGCTCAAGGCCTTTGCCCTCATCCTGTTCGTGATGGTCTACGCCCCCTGCCTGGCCACCGTGGTCATGATCCGGCGGGAAACCGGGACCTGGCGCTGGGCCATGTTCTCGGTGGCCTACAACACCCTAATCGCCTACCTGCTGGCCTTGGTGGTGTATCAGGGCGGCAAGGCCCTGGGCCTGGGATAG
- a CDS encoding ATP-binding protein: MDSSRELSPCVLSALLNRERIILTARLLRGVVHNLSSAIQMIALPLDLAQLAVEQGQTEGMSQRLASMHEGTDRLRMEVDLLAKRSLADQRAEAQPLSLARLAGEQLDFWRGDLFCKHEVDQKRRLSQAGGYVKAPYVDAALALNSLLANAVEAVRDSQGAWIKVRDFQEDGRLGLEVSDSGAGPSPEMAAGLFEPFVGDKGGRHDGLGLYLAAKALEPWGGRLAWRAGAPHTTFVMDLPSA, from the coding sequence TTGGACTCTAGCCGCGAGTTGAGCCCCTGTGTGCTCTCCGCCCTGCTCAATAGGGAACGGATCATTCTCACTGCCCGGCTCTTGCGCGGGGTGGTGCACAACCTGTCCAGCGCGATTCAGATGATTGCCCTGCCCCTGGACCTGGCCCAACTGGCCGTGGAGCAGGGGCAGACTGAGGGCATGAGCCAACGTCTGGCCTCCATGCACGAGGGGACGGACCGGCTCAGGATGGAGGTGGATCTGCTTGCAAAGCGCAGCCTGGCCGACCAGCGCGCGGAGGCCCAGCCCCTGTCCTTGGCCCGGCTGGCCGGGGAGCAGCTGGATTTTTGGCGGGGGGATCTTTTCTGCAAGCACGAGGTCGACCAAAAACGCCGTTTGAGCCAGGCGGGGGGATACGTAAAGGCGCCTTACGTGGACGCGGCCCTGGCCCTGAACAGCCTTTTGGCCAACGCCGTGGAGGCGGTGCGCGACAGCCAGGGGGCCTGGATAAAGGTGCGCGACTTCCAGGAAGACGGTCGCCTGGGTCTGGAGGTCAGCGACAGCGGGGCCGGGCCTTCCCCGGAGATGGCCGCGGGCTTGTTCGAGCCTTTCGTGGGGGACAAGGGCGGGCGGCACGACGGCTTGGGCCTGTATCTGGCCGCCAAGGCCCTGGAGCCCTGGGGCGGGCGGCTGGCCTGGCGCGCGGGCGCACCGCACACCACCTTTGTCATGGATTTACCTTCGGCCTAG
- a CDS encoding transcriptional repressor, producing the protein MTSNLHNEERRQFERLLRQQGMNRLGDRLAVLEAFLACEDHLSAEKLQKDLAAQGRHLEPEFVASTLGMLTRFGLASCRHFDNQPDLYEHRHLGEHHDHLICTRCGSITEFHHPELEKLKHGVAEEHGFHHLSHRLQIYGLCAKCRERRTPTLPLTLASPGERVRVERLAGGEQAQRHLEDMGISVGSELEVITSGAGPMVVARGGTRLALGQGVAGKVQVSLLERNGHAVKEPTS; encoded by the coding sequence TTGACCAGCAACCTGCATAACGAGGAACGTCGTCAGTTCGAGCGCCTTCTGCGCCAGCAGGGGATGAACCGCCTGGGCGATCGCCTGGCGGTGTTGGAGGCCTTTTTGGCCTGCGAAGACCACCTCAGCGCCGAAAAATTGCAAAAGGACCTGGCCGCGCAGGGGCGTCACCTGGAGCCTGAGTTCGTGGCCTCCACTTTGGGGATGCTCACCCGCTTCGGCCTGGCCTCCTGCCGGCACTTCGACAATCAGCCGGACCTCTACGAGCACCGCCACCTGGGCGAGCACCACGACCACCTCATCTGCACCCGCTGCGGCTCCATCACCGAGTTTCACCACCCCGAACTGGAAAAGCTCAAGCACGGCGTGGCCGAGGAGCACGGTTTTCACCACCTCAGCCACCGCTTGCAGATCTACGGCCTGTGCGCCAAGTGCCGTGAACGGCGCACCCCCACCCTGCCGCTGACCCTGGCCTCGCCGGGGGAAAGGGTGCGGGTGGAGCGCCTGGCCGGCGGCGAGCAGGCCCAGCGCCACCTGGAAGACATGGGCATCAGCGTGGGCAGCGAGCTGGAGGTGATCACCAGCGGCGCCGGGCCCATGGTGGTGGCCAGAGGCGGCACCCGCCTGGCCCTGGGCCAGGGGGTGGCGGGCAAGGTGCAGGTAAGTCTTTTGGAGCGCAACGGCCACGCTGTTAAGGAGCCCACTTCATGA
- a CDS encoding sigma-54 interaction domain-containing protein: MADITPQDVPRYWNSVVDTMAEGLFIVDTKGKVVFVNPAAERLTGYRREEVLGRSCTVFESETCLACQDQEGQMTCGLFERGRVADRRCSITRKDGSQIHILKNARVLHDELGQVIGGVETLSDITPVVERDRQISGLKRHLTRSYGYEGLIGQSPAMMQVYQLLEAAAASTAPVVILGASGTGKELAAAAIHRRSPRAAGPFIKVNCAALNPSLLESELFGHEKGSFTGAEKSRTGRFEAADGGSLFLDEIGDLPAEVQVKLLRVLQEGEVERVGSNRPIKVDVRIITATNRDLGRLMEEGGFRQDLFYRINVIPITLPPLAARKEDIPLLTRGFVERTALGSERGVTGISPAALERLMAHSWPGNVRELINAIEYAFVTCPGGEILPQHLPPSIVGETPVCGPVSGEPGGAAGDEALRREISEALEATAGHKAQAAARLGISRVTLWKRMKKLGMPLGD, translated from the coding sequence GTGGCCGACATAACCCCGCAAGACGTGCCCCGCTATTGGAACTCGGTGGTGGATACCATGGCCGAGGGGCTGTTCATCGTGGACACCAAGGGCAAGGTGGTGTTCGTGAACCCGGCCGCCGAGCGCCTCACCGGTTACCGGCGCGAGGAGGTTCTGGGACGCTCCTGCACCGTGTTCGAGTCCGAAACCTGCCTGGCCTGCCAGGATCAGGAAGGGCAAATGACCTGCGGCCTGTTTGAAAGGGGCCGGGTGGCCGACCGCCGCTGCTCCATAACCCGCAAGGACGGGTCGCAGATACATATTCTAAAAAATGCCAGGGTGTTGCACGATGAGCTGGGCCAGGTCATCGGCGGGGTGGAGACCCTGAGCGACATCACCCCGGTGGTGGAGCGCGACCGCCAGATCAGCGGCTTGAAGCGCCATCTGACCCGCTCCTACGGCTACGAGGGGCTCATCGGCCAGTCCCCGGCCATGATGCAAGTGTATCAGCTCCTGGAGGCCGCCGCCGCCTCCACTGCCCCGGTGGTGATCCTGGGGGCCAGCGGCACGGGCAAGGAGCTGGCCGCCGCGGCCATCCACCGCCGATCGCCCCGGGCCGCCGGTCCCTTCATCAAGGTGAACTGCGCGGCCCTCAATCCGTCCTTGCTGGAAAGCGAGCTGTTCGGGCACGAGAAGGGCTCCTTTACCGGGGCGGAAAAGAGCCGCACCGGGCGCTTCGAGGCGGCTGACGGGGGCAGCCTTTTTCTCGATGAAATCGGTGACTTGCCAGCCGAAGTCCAGGTAAAGCTGCTGCGGGTGTTGCAGGAGGGCGAAGTGGAGCGGGTGGGCTCCAACCGCCCCATCAAGGTGGACGTGCGCATCATAACCGCCACCAACCGCGACCTGGGCCGGCTCATGGAAGAGGGGGGCTTTCGCCAGGATCTGTTCTACCGCATCAACGTGATTCCCATCACCCTGCCGCCCCTGGCCGCGCGCAAGGAGGACATTCCCTTGTTGACCCGCGGCTTTGTGGAGCGCACCGCCCTGGGCAGCGAGCGGGGGGTCACCGGCATAAGCCCGGCGGCCCTGGAGCGCCTGATGGCCCATTCCTGGCCGGGCAACGTGCGCGAGTTGATCAACGCCATCGAGTATGCCTTTGTCACCTGCCCGGGAGGCGAAATCCTGCCCCAGCACCTGCCCCCCAGCATCGTGGGCGAGACGCCAGTCTGCGGGCCCGTTTCCGGCGAACCCGGCGGCGCGGCCGGGGACGAGGCCCTGCGCCGGGAGATAAGCGAGGCCCTGGAGGCCACCGCCGGTCACAAGGCCCAGGCCGCCGCCCGCCTGGGGATAAGCCGGGTAACTCTTTGGAAACGCATGAAAAAGTTAGGGATGCCGCTTGGTGATTAA
- a CDS encoding FeoA family protein — protein sequence MTDAITLRQLQPGQRATIKKVGTSGELGRRMREMGLLPGTEIQVLGRAPLKDPVEIKLRGYNLTLRNNEADLITVEIGE from the coding sequence ATGACCGACGCCATCACCCTGCGCCAGTTGCAGCCCGGCCAGCGCGCCACGATCAAAAAAGTAGGCACCAGCGGTGAGTTGGGGCGGCGCATGCGCGAGATGGGCCTTTTGCCCGGCACCGAAATTCAGGTGCTCGGCCGTGCCCCGCTCAAGGACCCGGTGGAGATAAAGCTGCGGGGCTACAACCTCACCCTGCGCAACAACGAGGCGGACTTGATCACCGTGGAGATCGGCGAGTAA
- a CDS encoding 4Fe-4S dicluster domain-containing protein produces MGNAISRRNFLRGGLAAAAGVAASGVVLPQAVQATSDDQLCTVLDLAKCIGCEACVDSCRETWQDTVPDPVAEFPKPFPSRVPIQDWSKRKDVSDRLTPYNFLYVEHLDFEHKGQAVELHVPRRCMHCVNPPCTNLCPFGAGRVEKNGVVHIDPDVCLGGAKCKQACPWHIPQRQSGVGVYLDILPSYAGNGVMYKCHRCLPLVKEGKQPQCVSVCPEQVQSIGLRPRMLAQAEALARQKATADGASPDNWRDYVYGLSENGGTNTLYVSPVPFQVVGAAIDQAHAEAAPGQGKGKRAAGKQGGKGRKAGFAGRPPMGPVANSMDSAENLTAALILAPLAGLAAGFTRMFGKKPPSDQPPSQPGGES; encoded by the coding sequence ATGGGTAACGCCATTAGTCGAAGAAATTTTCTCCGGGGGGGCTTGGCCGCGGCCGCCGGAGTGGCGGCCAGCGGAGTGGTGCTGCCCCAGGCGGTGCAAGCCACCTCGGACGATCAGTTGTGCACCGTTCTGGATCTGGCCAAGTGCATCGGCTGCGAGGCCTGCGTGGATTCCTGCCGGGAGACCTGGCAGGACACGGTGCCCGATCCGGTGGCCGAATTTCCCAAGCCGTTCCCGTCCCGGGTGCCCATCCAGGATTGGAGCAAGCGCAAGGACGTCTCCGACCGCCTTACCCCCTACAACTTCCTATATGTGGAACACCTGGACTTTGAGCACAAGGGCCAGGCCGTGGAGCTGCACGTGCCCCGGCGCTGCATGCACTGCGTCAACCCCCCCTGCACCAACCTGTGTCCCTTTGGGGCCGGGCGAGTGGAAAAGAACGGGGTGGTGCATATAGACCCGGACGTGTGCCTGGGCGGGGCCAAGTGCAAGCAGGCCTGCCCCTGGCATATCCCCCAGCGTCAAAGCGGCGTGGGGGTCTATCTGGACATCCTGCCCAGCTACGCGGGCAACGGGGTCATGTACAAGTGCCACCGCTGCCTGCCCCTGGTAAAGGAGGGCAAGCAGCCCCAGTGCGTTTCGGTCTGCCCCGAGCAGGTGCAGAGCATCGGCCTCAGGCCCCGGATGCTGGCCCAGGCCGAGGCCCTGGCCCGGCAAAAGGCCACGGCCGACGGCGCCAGCCCCGACAACTGGCGCGACTACGTGTATGGCCTGAGCGAAAACGGCGGCACCAACACCCTCTACGTTTCTCCGGTGCCCTTCCAGGTGGTCGGCGCGGCCATCGACCAGGCCCACGCCGAGGCCGCTCCCGGCCAGGGCAAGGGCAAGCGCGCGGCGGGTAAGCAGGGCGGCAAGGGCCGCAAGGCCGGTTTCGCCGGCCGCCCGCCCATGGGCCCGGTGGCCAACAGCATGGACAGCGCCGAAAACCTCACCGCCGCCCTGATCCTGGCCCCCTTGGCCGGTCTGGCCGCCGGGTTCACCCGGATGTTCGGCAAAAAGCCGCCCAGTGACCAGCCCCCCAGCCAGCCGGGAGGTGAGTCATGA
- a CDS encoding FeoB-associated Cys-rich membrane protein has product MWQAIVVAIVVGLAALWVGRRLWRSMRAAGDQSAGCGCGCSGPCHQPQPLEGPEPPACANCAQRPGESGRPPRLG; this is encoded by the coding sequence ATGTGGCAGGCGATTGTCGTGGCGATCGTGGTGGGGCTGGCCGCCCTGTGGGTGGGCCGCCGCCTGTGGCGTTCCATGCGCGCGGCGGGTGATCAAAGCGCGGGCTGCGGCTGCGGCTGCTCCGGACCCTGCCACCAGCCCCAACCCCTGGAGGGGCCCGAACCGCCCGCCTGCGCGAACTGCGCCCAGCGCCCCGGGGAATCTGGGCGCCCCCCGCGACTAGGCTGA